The following DNA comes from Brassica oleracea var. oleracea cultivar TO1000 chromosome C5, BOL, whole genome shotgun sequence.
CTCTAACTGTTTCTGAATTCCAGAGTGCTTCAGATATGGTTTTGGCTGATGATAATTTTGCTTCAATAGTTGCGGTATGTTTGTTTTCTTCCATATACACGTCGCATAAATGGTTCAGCGTGGTTTTCAAGGCTACAAATCACACTGCAGTAACTTCGTTAGTGCAACTCCTAAACATTTTCTCTTCTTGACAGGCTGTTGCGGAAGGAAGAGCTATATATAATAACACTAAGCAATTTATTAGATACATGATCTCTTCAAATATTGGAGAAGTGGTGTGTATATTTGTAGCAGCTGTACTGGGAATCCCTGATACCTTGGCGCCTGTGAGTTTGTTTAACCTGGAAGTAAACTTTGTACTCTCAATAGATTCCAGTCCAATCGCACCAATATCGTGACAGTCGTATCTGCAAAGTTTACTTTTATAAAGCGTGTCTAAATCAATGATTGTTATGGTATAACTTTGTAGGTTCAACTTTTGTGGGTCAATTTGGTGACGGATGGATTGCCCGCCACTGCCATTGGCTTCAATAAACAAGATTCCGATGTCATGAAGGCAAAGCCTCGAAAGGTAGGAGCTGTAACTGTACTGTAACACCTTGTAGAGTAATTTGCAAATAGTTGCTGTGCCAGTTTCTATCAAACTTGTATCTTCATTTTTGTTTTGATTGTTGTTAAATTCCAGGTTGGTGAAGCAGTGGTCACTGGGTGGTTATTCTTCCGCTATCTGGTTATCGGAGGTAAAATAAAAATGTTGGTTCTGTAACTTATCTTAATCATTATGCGACACTAGGATCTTGGAATCGCCGTGGCCAAGTACTGAAAGGTCACTTTGTGGCTTCAGACATCTATCCAACAAAAGGATTAATTTGTTATCTTTTGGCAGTTTATGTTGGCCTGGCAACTGTTGCTGGCTTTATATGGTGGTTTGTTTATTCTGAAGGTGGTCCAAAACTTACTTACAGTGAACTGGTTAGATTCTTTCTTATGTCTTACTGATTATTTCATCCCTAAATCTGATATTGATTGTACATTTGTCAACATTCATATTTGTAAACCTCAGCATTTTTAAAGTTACTGCCCAAGTTTCTTACTAAATGATTCATATCCAACGTTGTTATTGCAATTGGAATCTGTTTTCAGTTATATTCACAATATCATTTCAGATGAACTTTGAAACGTGCGCACTTAGAGAGACAAGTTATCCCTGCAGCATATTTGAGGATCGGCATCCGTCGACCGTGGCTATGACAGTACTTGTTGTCGTAGAGATGTTTAACGCTCTAAATAACCTCAGTGAAAATCAATCCCTTCTGTAAGAATACGTTTCTTTCATTCTTTCCTTGTTAACAGCTGATTACATTAGGGGGGGTCTTTTAACTAGATCAAATAAAATAAAATAAAAGATAAATTATGCCGTTGTATATACTATCCATCTATATTTACTAACATGTGAATTTCGGTGGAGTGACATCCATCAACAAATATTGGATTAAGCCTTAGTAAAGATTGTATGTGATTGCAGGGTTATAACCCCAAGGAGTAATCTATGGCTTGTTGGCTCAATTATCCTGACGATGGTTCTGCACATGCTAATATTATATGTTCATCCACTCGCAGTCTTATTTTCTGTAAGTTTCGTCTTTTCCACAAACCCTGTATGGCATAGCCGTTTCTTGTTTTTAATCCTCTCATGTTTACTGCTAATATAGGTTACGCCATTGTCCTGGGCCGAATGGACCGCCGTTCTATATCTTTCGTTTCCTGTAAGTTTTCTCTTCTTGATAGTCTACTAACTCTCACAGTGAAACCTTACCTTGCTATATAGACCACCTTAAAACTCATCAAGGAATTGCATGACAGTAGGCTGATCATTCAGATATGAGATGAGAGTTATGAAATCAATTAAGTTCCTTGAAATGATTAGTTAATTTGAATCTTTCTGTAAATACTGCAGGTTATCATCATCGATGAGGTTCTAAAGTTCCTCTCTAGAAATACCGGTAATGTTTCAATTACTTTTAAGACCACCTATCATCCTGAATCTTATGTGTTCTTCTGTTTGTTGTTAATGTAGGCTTGAGGTTCAGGTTCAGACTGAGGAAGACGGATTTACTCCCTAAGGACCGGCGTGACAAGTAAGGATGACAAAACAAAGACATGGCTTTTTTTTTTTGGGGTGAGTTTTGGCAGATACACACCGACACACAGAGAGAAAGGGAATCTTAATAGATTGTAATGCAAATCCTGAAGGCCCCAGCACACCATTATTAGACTCTTTCCGAATTTTGTTTTTGGTGTAACCAGTTTCGCAGTATTCTTACATCAAATCAACATTTAGTATACTACCGCTCTTTGTGCCGATCGAGTCTGAACTTAGGAGCAATCTATATTTGATTGGTTCACAATAAGGCAGAGTTTCCAAGATCATATGTCACGGAAAAAGGTGCCGGTCTCTCTTATTTGTGTTATAAGAAAAGAAAAAAAAAACGAAAAAAAGGACGTAAGATATTTTGATCAGGTACTTGGTATCTATCAGTCTTGGGACAAAAACGTAGTTAATTATAACTTTTTAACAGTGAGCAGCCCCTCTATATACAATATTGATTAGGCAAAGTAGATTTAGTTGTCACTTGTCAGTGTGGCGGTGACTGGACAAACAAGAATAATAAAAATAATCATAACACGAAAGAAAAGTTTACAAAATTCGATTCCGTGAATTAGTGGCAAACACAACGCTTTCCTTGCTTTAATAATCATCATACTGAAACAAGAAACTTTATCATTCATATGATAAAGCCGAAAATTGACATAGATATTTGTTTTCCCTCAAAATTTTCTTAGATCAGAAATAAACAAAAAAAATATGTTCATGAGGTTAACTGTCTAAGGTATGAGAATTGTATGTTTCTATACATTATTCACCAAATATATATTTTTTAAATGTGTGAAACAGTCATTCATAAGTATGGTAAGAAAATTAATAAAATTAACACCCCTGTTGAACTAATGTGTATTCGAATGACATAATGCATGTTTTCTTTTTATTTTCCCCAAAATGTATAAAATACAAATTAAAAGTAACTTCAAAACTTAACATAAAAAATGCAAAATCATTGAAACACACAGAAGGTCGTATTTACCTATTAAACTTCAAATATCAACCAAACTTGTTTCTGAATCGAGAGTAGTTTATCGAATTCTATCATTATTTCTTTGTTGCAGAAAATCAAAGCTAAAAAATATCAAAAATCAATCCACAAATTACTAAATTAAAGAGGGGAAAAAAATACTAAAACTTAGGGCTACCAGTAACAGCATATGATTTGCTACGAGGATACAAAAGCTCAGAGACTTTCTTAGTCGTCTTCGGATTCACAGATCCTTCCTCTCCTTCTTCCTCTTCATCTATCTTCGCCATCCCCACGCTAGAGCTCTTCGGCAGCCCTCCATACTTCATCTTCTTCTGCATCTCCAGTTGCAGCTTCTCTTGTTTCACCTTCTCTTGTATAAACATGTCTATCTCGTTCTTGTGCCCTAAACTCCTAACCGACGCAGCTCTCACTAGCTCGCTGTAATCATCGCCAATCCCAAAATCAGTTGTTCTACGTGTAGATGCTGAGGACGAGAAGGCGGCGGAGGAAGAGCTCTTGCTTCTTGGAAAAGCAGTGGAGACGGAAGAGGAGGATGGATACTGAGTCCGAGCGGCACAACCAGTGATGCTTCTGACGTAAGCCTTGCCTAAAGCTCGGAAAGGTGTTGAGATGATTCTCAAGAACTTGTTGTGGCTTTGTCCTCCGTTGCTCATGCTCTGCTTTGGAAAATGGTTTTGAGTTTTTTTGTTTGTTTGTTTGTTTGGTGTGTTTGAAATGATGGGTTTGGTTTTTGGAGTGTGATGTGGTTTTAAGGGTTTTTAAATGGCGATTTGATTTTTATAATGATAATTTTTAAAGAGATACGTTAAAGAAGAAATAATTGAGAGAATCAAACGTGACTTTTAAGGATTTTGTTAATAGCTGGGTTCGTGGAAAATAATTGTGAAAAGAGTGTGGAAGAGAGAGCAATCACAAGGTCCCATTGATAGTAATCATTAACATGTTTTTGTTGATATACATATTGAAATATAGTGCGTTAGTTCTCAATTTTCACTATATAAATTGGATTCAACATGTAGTTTGTAGCATGTGAATTACAGATAACAATTAGTGATAAATATATTATACTGACGTGAATTGAAATTAACCTAGGTTTGGTATTGAAAAGGTAAATTATATGTGGACTACTAGTACCTAATATTGGATAAGTATTATGACATGGAGTAATAACGCCGCCTTCAATTATCTCGTTTATTTTCGCGTTTTTCTTTGTTCAAATTTAAATGTCAAGAAAATACGAACGTCAAAGCCTGAATGGTACGGGTTAAGTCAATGTTGTGTATTTTTCTTCAAGTCGTAGAAAAATAGATTTATCTATTTATCGACGACATACTTGTTTATTTTTCTCTTATTCAATTTATAGAAAATATAGAATAAAGTATTAATAACCAGTGAAGACTAGATTGTCGATTTTATATTCTTAGAAGTTTCCTTAGACTTATAAACGTTACCAAAATCGATTTCACTTTAGATTTGAATAGGACTCAATGATTATTATTTTTGTACATTTTCCTAACCTCACTTACTAAGGTATAAGATGCGGCAAAAAAAAAAAACTTTGGACCGTAAACAGTTTAACAGCCAACTTCAAAACCCTTGTGGTTTCCCTACTATGAAACTTGTAACCAGGTCTATATATTTGATGAACATCTAGAATTTATTTATCTATTATAGCATATTTAAAAAGTTGGGAAACGTGGGGCGGACACAGATTATGGGAAGCGTGGCAAAGAAACATTGATAGGTTTGGACTTTTCTTTTTGGCAGGTAAGTGGGCACATCTTATTAGAAAAATGTAAATTAGATAAGAACAAACATGTGGAGACATGTCCGACGTCAAAACTAACATTGCTTCTAGAACACAACTAAATTATTCAAACATAAACCCTGTGTTGCATATCCTTTTTGATTTAATCAAGTCGGTAGTTAACGAGATTTCTTTTGACAGACGACACATGTAATATCGTCATATTGACTTGAACTGCAGTATAATAACATACATCTTTTCTGGTAACTACATCGTGTGTATACTCATTATGTCAAAGAAACATATTTTTTAAAGGGATGGGTTCCGTATAGTTTACATATATACTTTAATAAGAAAAAACTGGTATAAGATTCATCATTTTATATTAGTCTTACTCTTCCCTTACTAAAACTTTCAATGGAAAGGAAACTAAACTTCTGTCAAAAAGATATTTTAGTTTTACGCTGCTATTATATTTTCTGTGTTTTTTTTTTGAAAAAGTTATATTTTCTGTTTTCATTAATATTCACTTAACTTTCAAAAAAGGAAAGTTGTTAAAAAAAAATAAAAAAAAAACTTTCAAAAAGGAAAAGATTTAGTCAAAAAATATTATGAGGAAATGAATTTGATATTCTTTGACATCTTCAAGTTGAATCTTTAATATATGTGTAACCATATCTATTTTATTTTTTTAACATGAAACGTTAAGAAAGTTAATGATCATTGGTTCTTTTGTGTGAGAGAGCAGGCGCAGGCCTATGAAAACTAAAGTTCCTTCCCGACAAAGCCCACAATTAATGGACCTTAATAAAGAATCGCCTGCTGCCACCTAGCTCCACCCACAATTACGAAACTCACATATCCAAATCGAACCGAAGCGAACCGAAATAATGGTTTAGTTTATTAATTTATAGAGTTATCCAACTTGTCATCGATTTTCTCTCTTCCATCATCAATCAAATTTCATTTTCATGCATCGCGACTCCCTTTATCTGCTAATTTAGTTTTATCATATTCGAGCTCAATAACAGAATGTAATTTAGATTACAATCGTCCCTTCTCTTTTGTAAATTGGATTTTGTGAGATTATTCGAATTTCAAAAATTTGAATGGACCTCGTTCGATTGGGAGAGAAGAGTCTCCTTTCACCTCAACGAAGAAGGAAATGGCTGATGATCCTCATCGCGATCTCCGGCGTTTCCGGCTACGGACTCCACAAGCTTTACCATTCACCATCCCTCGCCGCCAAGAGGAAACGCCTCGCGAAGATATTCACAGCTATCTTCTCCGTAGCCGAATTGATCTCCGACTCCGCCGAGACCGTGTCCCTCGTCTCTCGCGACTTGAAAACATTCCTCCATTCCGATTCCGATTCCGATTCCGATCAATTCCCAAACACCTTGAAACAGATCGCTAAGATCTTCAAGTCCAACGAGTTAACGGATTCTCTCTCTAAGGCCTCTCAGGCCATCACGATCGGTGTCTCTCGTGGCTGCGATTCAGATTCGGGACCAAGTGTTGTTGATAGAGTGATCGATAAGGCTTTAGGATCTGGTTTCTTATCAGTTGTTGTTGGTAGCTTCGCCAAGAATCTCGTTCTTGGACTTTACTCTAACGAGAACGGTGTGGAGTGTGATTCTGATTCTGATTCTGATTGGGTGAGCTTGCTTTGCGACGACAAGTGTAGAGAGCTTTTAGCTGATTGCATCCAGAGATTCACCAGCACTGCGGTCTCTGTCTATCTCGAGAAGACCATGGACATCAACGCTTACGATCAGATCTTCCAGGGCTTGACTAATCCCAAACATCAGGATAGCGTTAAAGACGTTCTTGTTTCGGTTTGTAACGGTGCTCTCCAGACTCTCGTCAAGACCTCTCATGAGAGGTCTTTACTCCAAGGTCTAGTGCCGTGATAGTAGAAGAAGAAGAAGACGAGTTCAAGAGTAGTAACGGTTGGAGTGATGTAGCGGTTCCAAGCAATAGAAGGCTTATGTTAGATGTAACGGGGAGAGTAACACTAGAAACTGCGAGATCAATCATGGGATTCATAATGATGAAGATACTAGAATGGTTTAGAAGAAGCTTTGAAGTGGTTAAGGAAGAGGTTATAGAGAGAGGACGACAAGTAGTAAGATATGTTGGTGCTAAATCTTCTGTTATAGTCACGTTATGCCTCGCGTTGTACTTGCACATCATAAGTGGTTTTGTTCCGAGTTCTCCTATTGGCGTTAGCCATCATTTTTAAGTCTATTGGTTAGGTTATTATAGTGTTAGAGACTGTTGTTGTGTATTGTGTATGTGCACAAAACTGATTCTTATTGATGGGAAACATATATAAATTGATATGGTTATTGTGACATTTATAATTTCTGGTTCACTTCTTGAACAAAAGCGTCATAGATCAACAGACCTGACTTCCATTTTCCGGTCCACACTTCATACAAACCAAACTGAAGCTTGGTGTCTTGTGTTATTGGTTCCGTGGGGCTGACGAAGATCTCGAATCTTCCGTCAGTCTCATCTGGTATGTTCACCGGTGTTGTCCCGCCTTTGATTTTATCAAAGTTGGTGTTAATTGATTTGATCCTCTTCCAGATCGTCTTCCCTTTCTTCCCGACTTTGGCGGACATGAAAACCGGAGCCTTGTCCCATCCGGTTGCATCACCTGTGAAGGAGATTTTGAAACCGAGTCGGTACGTTTTGCCTGGCTCGACCTTGTCAAACGAACCGGTTACTTCTAACCAACTCACCATCTTTAGTTCAGCAGGCGTCCTTGAAAACAACAAAGACAAAAAGCCGGTTTGTTTAGAACCTAACTGGTTAAGAAAGTAAAGATGAAGAAGAATGTAGGTACCTGTCTTCTTTAGGGATGACCCAGTAGCGAGAGTCACCACCCCATACGAAGTTAAGACCGCTTGGCTTAAACACCCATGCTTTTCTAACGATCTATGGAAACAAGTTTGATTGGTTTTTAATAAGCTGCAACAAATACCAAAAAAAAGCTACTGAAAAAAAAAAAAAAATTTGACATATTACATCTTGTTCCATGTTGGATTCTGCCTCGTAGTGAGAACTCTTGACAGCTTTTTGGGCAGACATTTTCTTTCTTACTTTCTTCTTTGTTGATTTGTTTATGTAAGTACACTTCTCTTCAGCCTCATTTATATAGAGATCTGTTTTTTCTTTTCACTGTAGTGAAATTTTATGTGGAAAAAGAAAAATTGTGACAGAAGAGCATATTAAAGTTGGACCCTCTTGCCAACAAGTGCGCTACGTTTTTTTGTAAACTTTGCTTATAGGAATGATAATAACAACCGTGTAAAAGGCATAAACTCTATTGGACCGCATAATGTAAAAGCAAATATTCTCAGTGTGTGGCTATTTCTCTTCCTTTATATTTCTATCTGAACTTTTTTATACGAGTATCCAACCAATCGCATATTTACTAAACTCGTATTGGGCATTTTGGACACTACTTGTTTAACAGACTAGATGCTGTCGTCTCTGTGTTATCAGATGTGAGTTCGAATCCACTAGAACGCTTACATATTAGAAAAATTATCTGGATTTCTTTCATTTACATAGGCTGGTTGAAGGAGAAGTTGAAATATTTGAGGATGCAACTAAAAGCGTGTGGACTTCGTTGAGCTTTGCTGTTTTAGATTCCTGTTTTCTCCAATGGTGGTCTTCAAGATTCTGTTCTAGTTCACCTTTTACTTTGGCAAGTGGGCGAAGTTTGACAAAAGAAAAGAAGACTCCCAGTGATTTCAACACCTTATACTGGAAACATTATAATGTCAAGATAGTTGCAACGGGGAAAACGATTCTACGATTAAGTATGGTGGTTTGAATGAATAGCCTTACTAGTTAATTAGTTATTATTACTTCAGAGTATTTATCACTTCTTGTCTAGAAAAAGCTTTAAGTTTCAATTAAAAAAAAGAACAAGCCGTTTCACAATATCGCCAGCTGAACATTGATATAGTTTTATAGTTCATGGAAACCAACCAAACGTCGAAGATGCCAAGACAAAACGGGCACCTTCTTGACGCAAGCTCATCACAGCAGTGGTACACGCATACGGTCTAAAATTATCATATACGACTGAGCAACCTGTCGTTTTTTTACTACTAAACAAAAAAGTAGAAATATCTCAGTCCATTCATAGTCTCACTCACATACCTTCTCCCAATCATCCACCACTTCTTCGCTTGAGCCTTCCACCGGTTGTTTACCTGCAGCTTTTGAACTGCTGCTCCCTTCTGTCCGAACCAGTGGCTGCAAACCGGACGTGTTGGGCGTCTCTGGCTCCAGTACACTCCAACGGTTAACTGAGGTAACCACTGGATTGTTGCTCGGTGCTGATCTCCACGCAGCGGCTTGAATATCTGTAGATGATCCTCCAATGGGGGAATCTTCAGCTCCCCAGTTCTCATCACTCTCCTGAATCACTGCTTTCTTCCATGGATTTGCTTTCTGTACATCCCAGGATGAGCTGCTAGGTAGTTTTCCCCATGCATTACCACCGAGTGTTGGAGATTGCGGACCGTTCTGGACGACCACTGCTCCATGGTATACAGAACCGTGGTCCAGCCTCCTCATGGCAGTGGCGGCTCGGGCATGGTCGTGGAACACGGCCAAAGCGTTCTTGTCATTCAGCCAAACAAGCTCACATTCACCTCCAAATCTCAGCACCAAAGCGCTGATATTCGCCTCCCTCGGGAGATCCAATAATGACACCACAAGCCTTGGATCCATATCCACCAGCGGATCAAAGGACGGTGGGTGAGGCCCGCCTAGCGAGACAGCGCCACCCCTAGCTCCAATGATTCGTGTTGGCGGTTTTGACTTTTGAGTTACATGGACCACTGTAAACCGTTTTGGCTCCCACCCTGCATTGCTAACCGCAAGTTTCCATCTCTCAGCTAGAAGTCTAACCGTGTCTCGTTTATCCTTCTGCATCGGGCAGAATACATGGACCTTAAGGGTGCTTGTGCTTCCTCTAGCCTTCCCAAGTACCAGGTACTTGAAGCGCTCTTCAACAGCCAGTACCCACTTAGGATCACGCCTA
Coding sequences within:
- the LOC106292667 gene encoding uncharacterized protein LOC106292667, yielding MSNGGQSHNKFLRIISTPFRALGKAYVRSITGCAARTQYPSSSSVSTAFPRSKSSSSAAFSSSASTRRTTDFGIGDDYSELVRAASVRSLGHKNEIDMFIQEKVKQEKLQLEMQKKMKYGGLPKSSSVGMAKIDEEEEGEEGSVNPKTTKKVSELLYPRSKSYAVTGSPKF
- the LOC106343500 gene encoding protein PHLOEM PROTEIN 2-LIKE A9; translated protein: MSAQKAVKSSHYEAESNMEQDIVRKAWVFKPSGLNFVWGGDSRYWVIPKEDRTPAELKMVSWLEVTGSFDKVEPGKTYRLGFKISFTGDATGWDKAPVFMSAKVGKKGKTIWKRIKSINTNFDKIKGGTTPVNIPDETDGRFEIFVSPTEPITQDTKLQFGLYEVWTGKWKSGLLIYDAFVQEVNQKL